One region of Streptomyces capillispiralis genomic DNA includes:
- a CDS encoding DsbA family oxidoreductase, whose product MRVEIWSDIACPWCYVGKARFDKALAAFPHREQVEVVHRSFELDPGRAKDDIQPVITMLTKKYGMSEAQAEAGEDNLGAQAAAEGLPYRTRGRDHGSTFDMHRLLHHAREQGREAELLDLLYRANFAEERSVFGDDERLVGLATAAGLDEDAVRAVLADPEAYADGVRADEREAARLGASGVPFFVLDRKYGVSGAQPAEVFAQALTQAWGERPALQLIDDGAEACGPDGCAVPQR is encoded by the coding sequence ATGCGCGTCGAGATCTGGAGCGACATCGCCTGCCCCTGGTGCTATGTCGGAAAGGCCCGGTTCGACAAGGCGCTGGCCGCCTTCCCGCACCGCGAGCAGGTCGAGGTGGTGCACCGCTCCTTCGAGCTGGACCCCGGCCGCGCCAAGGACGACATCCAGCCCGTGATCACGATGCTCACCAAGAAGTACGGCATGAGCGAGGCCCAGGCCGAGGCCGGTGAGGACAACCTGGGCGCCCAGGCCGCCGCCGAGGGCCTGCCCTACCGCACCCGGGGCCGCGACCACGGCAGCACCTTCGACATGCACCGCCTGCTGCACCACGCCCGCGAGCAGGGCCGCGAGGCGGAGCTGCTCGACCTGCTGTACCGGGCGAACTTCGCCGAGGAGCGGTCCGTCTTCGGCGACGACGAACGGCTCGTCGGACTCGCCACCGCCGCCGGTCTCGACGAGGACGCCGTGCGCGCGGTCCTCGCCGACCCGGAGGCGTACGCCGACGGGGTCCGCGCCGACGAGCGCGAGGCCGCCCGGCTCGGCGCGAGCGGAGTGCCGTTCTTCGTGCTGGACCGCAAGTACGGCGTCTCCGGCGCCCAGCCCGCCGAGGTCTTCGCACAGGCACTCACCCAGGCCTGGGGCGAGCGCCCGGCGCTCCAGCTGATCGACGACGGTGCCGAGGCCTGCGGCCCGGACGGCTGCGCGGTGCCCCAGCGGTAG
- a CDS encoding aminotransferase class V-fold PLP-dependent enzyme encodes MENFENLVRAEFAPENTFLNTASNALLPARTVAALQDAARLRAEGRSLDPLFADVEACRAAYARLAGVPAERVAAGATVALFTSLVAASLPPGAEVLTAEDDFTSVLQPFHARGDLKVRAVPLERLADSVRPGTALVAVSAAQSADGRIADLAALREAARAHGARTYVDFSQAAGWLPVTAGDHDYSVTITFKWLLGPHGAAFLVVPEDFGDLTPVQAGWVAGENPWDSCYGPVAELAHSARRFDSSPALFSYAGLRASLGLVEEIGVDAVRAHDLALADRFRAGLAELGRTPLPAPGSPIVSVPGLGRLQPELAEAGIQVSNRAGSLRASFHLYNTAADVDRLLDALSG; translated from the coding sequence ATGGAGAACTTCGAGAACCTCGTCCGTGCCGAGTTCGCCCCGGAGAACACCTTCCTGAACACCGCCAGCAATGCCCTGCTGCCGGCCCGGACCGTGGCCGCGCTCCAGGACGCCGCACGGCTGCGCGCCGAGGGCCGCTCGCTCGACCCGCTCTTCGCCGACGTCGAGGCCTGCCGCGCCGCCTACGCCCGGCTGGCCGGTGTCCCGGCCGAGCGGGTCGCGGCCGGCGCGACCGTCGCCCTGTTCACCTCACTGGTCGCGGCCTCGCTGCCGCCCGGAGCCGAAGTCCTCACCGCGGAGGACGACTTCACCTCCGTACTCCAGCCCTTCCACGCCCGCGGCGACCTCAAGGTGCGGGCGGTGCCGCTGGAACGCCTCGCCGACTCCGTCCGCCCCGGCACCGCGCTGGTCGCGGTCAGCGCCGCGCAGTCCGCCGACGGACGGATCGCCGACCTCGCCGCGCTGCGCGAGGCGGCCCGGGCCCACGGCGCGCGCACCTACGTCGACTTCTCCCAGGCGGCCGGCTGGCTGCCGGTCACGGCCGGCGACCACGACTACAGCGTCACCATCACCTTCAAGTGGCTGCTCGGCCCGCACGGCGCGGCCTTCCTCGTCGTGCCGGAGGACTTCGGCGACCTGACGCCGGTGCAGGCGGGCTGGGTCGCGGGGGAGAACCCGTGGGACAGCTGCTACGGCCCCGTCGCCGAACTCGCCCACTCCGCCCGGCGGTTCGACTCCAGCCCGGCGCTGTTCAGCTACGCGGGGCTGCGCGCCTCGCTCGGACTCGTCGAGGAGATCGGCGTGGACGCCGTCCGCGCCCACGACCTGGCCCTCGCCGACCGCTTCCGCGCGGGGCTCGCGGAGCTGGGCCGCACGCCCCTGCCCGCGCCCGGCTCACCGATCGTGTCCGTGCCCGGACTGGGCCGCCTCCAGCCGGAGCTGGCCGAGGCGGGCATCCAGGTGTCGAACCGCGCGGGCAGTCTGCGGGCGTCCTTTCACCTCTACAACACGGCCGCCGACGTGGACCGGCTGCTCGACGCCCTGTCCGGCTGA
- the thpD gene encoding ectoine hydroxylase, whose protein sequence is MTTTAHITDLYPTRGATEVATPRQDPVVWGSPDTPGPVPAADLQALERDGFLAVDQLIGPDEVAVYQRELERLTTDPAIRADERSIVEPQSKEIRSVFEVHRISEVFANLVRDERVVGRARQILGSDVYVHQSRINVKPGFGASGFYWHSDFETWHAEDGLPNMRTISVSIALTENYDTNGGLMIMPGSHKTFLGCAGATPKDNYKKSLQMQDAGTPSDEALTKMASEYGIKLFTGRAGSATWFDCNAMHGSGDNITPFPRSNVFIVFNSVENTAVEPFAAPIRRPEFIGARDFTPVK, encoded by the coding sequence GTGACCACGACCGCGCACATCACCGACCTCTACCCGACCCGCGGCGCCACCGAGGTGGCGACCCCCCGGCAGGACCCGGTCGTCTGGGGCTCCCCGGACACGCCCGGTCCCGTCCCGGCCGCTGATCTCCAGGCCCTGGAGCGCGACGGCTTCCTCGCCGTCGACCAGCTCATCGGGCCGGACGAGGTCGCCGTCTACCAGCGCGAGCTGGAGCGGCTCACCACCGACCCGGCGATCCGCGCGGACGAACGCTCCATCGTGGAGCCGCAGTCCAAGGAGATCCGGTCCGTCTTCGAGGTGCACCGGATCAGCGAGGTCTTCGCGAACCTGGTGCGCGACGAGCGGGTGGTCGGGCGCGCCCGGCAGATCCTCGGCTCGGACGTCTACGTCCACCAGTCGCGGATCAACGTCAAGCCGGGCTTCGGCGCCAGCGGCTTCTACTGGCACTCGGACTTCGAGACCTGGCACGCCGAGGACGGCCTGCCGAACATGCGCACCATCTCGGTCTCGATCGCGCTCACCGAGAACTACGACACCAACGGCGGTCTGATGATCATGCCGGGGTCGCACAAGACGTTCCTCGGGTGCGCGGGGGCCACGCCGAAGGACAACTACAAGAAGTCCCTGCAGATGCAGGACGCGGGGACCCCGTCCGACGAGGCGCTGACGAAGATGGCGTCGGAGTACGGCATCAAGCTGTTCACCGGCAGGGCCGGCTCGGCGACCTGGTTCGACTGCAACGCCATGCACGGCTCCGGCGACAACATCACGCCGTTCCCGCGCAGCAACGTGTTCATCGTGTTCAACAGCGTCGAGAACACGGCGGTCGAGCCCTTCGCGGCGCCGATCCGGCGGCCGGAGTTCATCGGCGCGCGGGACTTCACCCCGGTGAAGTAG
- a CDS encoding ectoine synthase — MIVRSFKEIEGTDRHVKSASGTWESKRIVLAKEKVGFSVHETILYAGTETDMWYANHIEAVVCTKGDAELTDRETGKTYRITPGTMYLLDGHERHTLKVKEDFHCICVFNPPVTGREDHDENGVYPLLTEEV, encoded by the coding sequence GTGATTGTCCGTTCCTTCAAGGAGATCGAAGGCACCGACCGGCACGTGAAGTCCGCGTCCGGCACCTGGGAGAGCAAGCGCATCGTCCTCGCCAAGGAGAAGGTCGGCTTCTCCGTCCACGAGACGATCCTCTACGCGGGTACGGAGACCGACATGTGGTACGCGAACCACATCGAGGCCGTCGTCTGCACCAAGGGCGACGCCGAGCTGACCGACCGCGAGACCGGGAAGACGTACCGCATCACGCCCGGCACCATGTACCTCCTGGACGGCCACGAGCGGCACACGCTCAAGGTCAAGGAGGACTTCCACTGCATCTGTGTCTTCAACCCGCCCGTGACCGGACGGGAGGACCACGACGAGAACGGCGTCTACCCGCTGCTCACCGAGGAGGTGTGA
- the ectB gene encoding diaminobutyrate--2-oxoglutarate transaminase, translating to MTITQPDLSVFETLESEVRSYCRGWPTVFDRAHGSRMYDEDGHEYLDFFAGAGSLNYGHNNPVLKRALIDYLERDGVTHGLDMSTTAKRAFLESFQNWILRPRDLPYKVMFPGPTGTNAVESALKLARKVKGREAIVSFTNAFHGMSLGSLAVTGNAFKRAGAGVPLVHGTPMPFDNYFDGQVPDFLWFERILEDQGSGLNKPAAVIVETVQGEGGINVARPEWLRALAELCARQDMLLIVDDIQMGCGRTGAFFSFEEAGITPDIVTVSKSISGYGLPMALTLFKPELDVWEPGEHNGTFRGNNPAFVTATAALEAYWADGSAMEKQTRARGEQVEQALIAITEENLADVKEYRGRGLVWGLEFRDKERAGRIAARAFELGLLIETSGPESEVVKLLPSLTITPDELDEGLTTLARAVRETA from the coding sequence GTGACCATCACCCAGCCCGACCTCAGCGTCTTCGAGACCCTCGAGTCCGAGGTGCGCAGCTACTGCCGCGGCTGGCCCACCGTCTTCGACCGCGCGCACGGCAGCCGCATGTATGACGAGGACGGCCACGAGTACCTCGACTTCTTCGCCGGAGCCGGCTCACTCAACTACGGGCACAACAACCCCGTCCTGAAACGCGCCCTGATCGACTACCTGGAGCGCGACGGCGTCACCCACGGCCTCGACATGTCGACCACGGCCAAGCGCGCGTTCCTGGAGTCCTTCCAGAACTGGATCCTGCGCCCGCGCGACCTGCCGTACAAGGTGATGTTCCCGGGCCCGACGGGCACCAACGCCGTGGAGTCCGCGCTGAAGCTGGCGCGGAAGGTGAAGGGGCGCGAGGCGATCGTGTCGTTCACCAACGCCTTCCACGGCATGTCGCTGGGCTCGCTCGCCGTCACCGGCAACGCCTTCAAGCGGGCCGGCGCGGGCGTCCCGCTGGTGCACGGCACGCCGATGCCGTTCGACAACTACTTCGACGGCCAGGTCCCGGACTTCCTGTGGTTCGAGCGGATCCTGGAGGACCAGGGCTCCGGCTTGAACAAGCCCGCCGCCGTGATCGTCGAGACCGTCCAGGGCGAGGGCGGCATCAACGTCGCCCGGCCCGAGTGGCTACGCGCCCTGGCCGAGCTGTGCGCACGCCAGGACATGCTGCTCATCGTCGACGACATCCAGATGGGCTGCGGCCGCACCGGTGCCTTCTTCTCCTTCGAGGAGGCCGGCATCACGCCCGACATCGTCACCGTGTCCAAGTCGATCAGCGGTTACGGACTGCCGATGGCGCTGACCCTGTTCAAGCCCGAGCTGGACGTCTGGGAGCCGGGCGAGCACAACGGCACCTTCCGCGGCAACAACCCCGCCTTCGTCACGGCCACCGCGGCCCTGGAGGCGTACTGGGCCGACGGGTCGGCGATGGAGAAGCAGACCCGTGCGCGCGGCGAGCAGGTCGAGCAGGCGCTGATCGCCATCACCGAGGAGAACCTCGCCGACGTCAAGGAGTACCGCGGCCGCGGCCTGGTGTGGGGCCTGGAGTTCCGCGACAAGGAGCGCGCGGGACGGATCGCCGCGCGCGCCTTCGAACTGGGGCTGCTGATCGAGACGTCCGGACCCGAGAGCGAGGTCGTCAAGCTGCTCCCGTCCCTGACCATCACCCCGGACGAGCTGGACGAGGGGCTCACCACCCTCGCCCGAGCCGTCCGCGAAACCGCCTGA
- the ectA gene encoding diaminobutyrate acetyltransferase: MTAAQADLQIDRPTVADGAVLWRIAKDSKVLDLNSSYSYLLWCRDFAATSAVARDEHGEPIGFVSGYLRPDSPRTLLVWQVAVDETYRGRGLAAALLDGLVARTAAEHGVTAVETTITPGNIASERLFTAFAERHGARLEREVLFDAGQFPDGSHDPEVLYRIGPLAH, encoded by the coding sequence ATGACTGCCGCACAAGCAGACCTGCAAATCGACCGCCCCACCGTGGCGGACGGAGCCGTGCTGTGGCGGATAGCCAAGGACTCGAAGGTCCTCGACCTGAACTCGTCGTACAGCTATCTGCTGTGGTGCCGCGACTTCGCCGCCACCTCGGCCGTCGCCCGCGACGAGCACGGAGAGCCGATCGGCTTCGTCAGCGGATACCTGCGGCCGGACAGCCCGCGCACCCTGCTCGTCTGGCAGGTCGCGGTCGACGAGACGTACCGCGGCCGCGGCCTCGCCGCCGCCCTGCTCGACGGACTGGTCGCCCGGACCGCCGCCGAGCACGGGGTGACCGCCGTGGAGACCACCATCACTCCGGGCAACATCGCGTCGGAGCGCCTGTTCACCGCGTTCGCCGAGCGCCACGGCGCCCGGCTGGAGCGCGAGGTGCTGTTCGACGCCGGCCAGTTCCCCGACGGGTCGCACGACCCCGAGGTGCTGTACCGCATCGGGCCGCTCGCGCACTGA
- a CDS encoding pyridoxal-phosphate-dependent aminotransferase family protein: MTHLLLDLPPLSAARFASIEDRVARLLGTRQDVVIMQGEALLPLEGAIRATAGPGTTALNVITGPYGQTFGDWLRDCGATVIDLAVPFHTAVTAGQVRDAFAEHPEIDFVSLVHAEAATGNTNPVAEIGEVVRAHGALFYLDAVASVGAEPVLPDAWGVDLCVIGAQKAMGGPAGVSAVSVSERAWARMAANPRAPRRSYLSLLDWKERWIDGGRRALLHAPAQLEMLALEACVERIEAAGPDTVMARHAAAAAATRAGASALGGGLEPYVHDAAEAAPVATTLRAPSGTVAAELVGRALAADPGLVLAAGGGALAKEMIRVNHYGPEASPGAVRASLAALGGALADAGLTVDVAAALGAAERAWREVLRERIGEVTGA, from the coding sequence GTGACCCACCTCCTCCTCGACCTGCCCCCGCTGAGCGCCGCGCGCTTCGCCTCGATCGAGGACCGGGTGGCCCGGCTGCTGGGCACCCGGCAGGACGTCGTGATCATGCAGGGTGAGGCGCTGCTGCCGCTGGAGGGCGCGATCCGCGCGACCGCCGGTCCGGGCACGACCGCGCTGAACGTGATCACGGGCCCGTACGGGCAGACCTTCGGCGACTGGCTGCGGGACTGCGGTGCCACCGTGATCGATCTGGCGGTGCCCTTCCACACGGCGGTGACGGCCGGGCAGGTCCGGGACGCCTTCGCGGAGCACCCGGAGATCGACTTCGTGTCGCTGGTGCACGCGGAGGCGGCCACCGGGAACACCAACCCGGTCGCGGAGATCGGCGAGGTCGTGCGGGCGCACGGGGCGCTGTTCTACCTGGACGCGGTGGCGTCGGTCGGCGCGGAGCCGGTGCTGCCGGACGCGTGGGGCGTGGACCTGTGCGTGATCGGGGCGCAGAAGGCGATGGGCGGCCCGGCCGGGGTGTCGGCGGTGTCGGTGAGCGAGCGGGCGTGGGCGCGCATGGCCGCCAACCCGCGGGCGCCGCGGCGCTCCTACCTGTCCCTGCTGGACTGGAAGGAGCGCTGGATCGACGGGGGCCGCAGGGCGCTGCTGCACGCGCCGGCCCAGCTGGAGATGCTGGCGCTGGAGGCGTGCGTGGAGCGCATCGAGGCGGCGGGCCCGGACACCGTGATGGCCCGGCACGCGGCGGCCGCGGCGGCCACCCGCGCGGGCGCGTCGGCGCTGGGCGGCGGCCTGGAGCCGTACGTCCACGACGCGGCCGAGGCGGCGCCGGTCGCCACCACGCTGCGGGCGCCGTCCGGCACGGTGGCCGCGGAGCTGGTGGGGCGCGCCCTGGCCGCCGACCCGGGGCTCGTGCTGGCGGCCGGCGGCGGCGCGCTGGCCAAGGAGATGATCCGGGTCAACCACTACGGGCCCGAGGCGAGCCCGGGCGCGGTGCGGGCGAGCCTGGCGGCCCTGGGCGGCGCGCTGGCGGACGCCGGGCTGACGGTGGACGTGGCGGCGGCGCTGGGCGCGGCGGAGCGGGCCTGGCGCGAAGTCCTGCGGGAGCGTATCGGCGAAGTGACCGGGGCGTGA
- a CDS encoding transporter substrate-binding domain-containing protein, which produces MKTLLGRRTRMLAATTATAGLVLLTACTSSDDGGSGSKTAAGGVELVKAGQLTTCTHLPYPPFQSEIDGKVQGFDVALIDLVAKDLGVKQEILDTPFENFKTGAFLNSGECDLAAAGMTITEERKKNVDFSDPYFNATQAVLVDKKSGVTSLDDVKAKNVKLGAQAQTTGEDHVKKQGLDPVSFESSDAVLNGLRTGQVKAVVIDYPVVQGWLKDKANADAFEVAEQIDTGEEYGVTVKKGNTALREAINKALADAKADGTYKKLYEQWIGPYDESAASPAAS; this is translated from the coding sequence GTGAAGACGCTCCTCGGCCGCCGGACCCGCATGCTGGCCGCCACCACCGCGACGGCCGGGCTGGTCCTCCTGACCGCCTGCACCTCCAGCGACGACGGAGGCAGCGGGTCCAAGACCGCCGCCGGCGGGGTCGAGCTCGTCAAGGCGGGGCAGCTCACCACCTGCACCCACCTGCCCTACCCGCCCTTCCAGTCGGAGATCGACGGCAAGGTGCAGGGCTTCGACGTCGCCCTGATCGACCTGGTCGCCAAGGACCTGGGCGTGAAGCAGGAGATCCTCGACACGCCCTTCGAGAACTTCAAGACCGGCGCCTTCCTCAACTCCGGCGAGTGCGACCTGGCCGCGGCCGGCATGACCATCACCGAGGAGCGCAAGAAGAACGTCGACTTCTCCGACCCCTACTTCAACGCCACCCAGGCGGTCCTCGTCGACAAGAAGAGCGGCGTCACCTCCCTCGACGACGTGAAGGCGAAGAACGTCAAGCTCGGCGCCCAGGCGCAGACCACCGGTGAGGACCACGTCAAGAAGCAGGGCCTGGACCCTGTCTCCTTCGAGTCCTCCGACGCCGTCCTCAACGGCCTGCGCACCGGCCAGGTCAAGGCCGTCGTCATCGACTACCCCGTGGTCCAGGGCTGGCTGAAGGACAAGGCCAACGCCGACGCCTTCGAGGTCGCCGAGCAGATCGACACCGGCGAGGAGTACGGCGTCACCGTGAAGAAGGGCAACACCGCGCTGCGCGAGGCCATCAACAAGGCGCTCGCGGACGCCAAGGCGGACGGCACGTACAAGAAGCTGTACGAGCAGTGGATCGGCCCCTACGACGAGTCCGCCGCCTCGCCGGCCGCATCCTGA
- a CDS encoding amino acid ABC transporter permease, translating to MTDTDTRLQPRKKGLTRRQKRSLSRGIQYAVFVAAVIAFALAADWDRLQNQFAQADIARQMFPEVITLALKNTVLYTVTGFAVGLALGMLIALMRLSSVGPYRWLAGVYIEIFRGLPALLIFIFIGVAVPLAFPGTEIIGGTYGKVALALGLVAAAYMAETIRAGIQAVPKGQMEAARSLGFSPARAMVSVIIPQAFRIILPPLTNELVLLFKDSSLVLFLGVTLEERELSKYGRDLASTTANSTPILVAGLCYLLITVPLGFVVRRMEAKAQEAVK from the coding sequence ATGACCGACACGGACACACGACTCCAGCCTAGGAAAAAGGGACTGACGCGGCGTCAGAAGCGGAGCCTGTCGCGCGGCATCCAGTACGCCGTCTTCGTCGCGGCCGTGATTGCCTTCGCGCTCGCGGCCGACTGGGACCGGTTGCAGAACCAGTTCGCGCAAGCGGACATCGCGCGGCAGATGTTCCCCGAGGTCATCACGCTGGCGCTGAAGAACACCGTGCTGTACACGGTGACCGGCTTCGCCGTCGGGCTCGCCCTCGGCATGCTGATCGCGCTGATGCGGCTGTCGTCCGTCGGCCCCTACCGCTGGCTGGCCGGCGTCTACATCGAGATCTTCCGCGGCCTGCCCGCCCTGCTGATCTTCATCTTCATCGGCGTCGCCGTGCCGCTCGCCTTCCCCGGCACGGAGATCATCGGCGGCACCTACGGCAAGGTCGCCCTCGCCCTCGGCCTGGTGGCCGCCGCGTACATGGCGGAGACCATCCGGGCCGGCATCCAGGCCGTCCCCAAGGGGCAGATGGAGGCGGCCCGTTCGCTGGGCTTCTCGCCCGCCCGGGCCATGGTCTCCGTCATCATCCCGCAGGCCTTCCGGATCATCCTCCCGCCGCTCACCAACGAACTCGTCCTGCTCTTCAAGGACTCCTCGCTGGTGCTGTTCCTCGGCGTCACCCTGGAGGAGCGCGAACTGTCCAAGTACGGCCGCGACCTGGCCAGCACCACCGCCAACTCCACGCCCATCCTGGTGGCCGGCCTGTGCTACCTGCTGATCACCGTCCCCCTCGGCTTCGTCGTGCGCCGCATGGAGGCCAAGGCCCAGGAGGCCGTGAAATGA
- a CDS encoding amino acid ABC transporter ATP-binding protein, whose product MSRPEIRVSGLHKSFGDNQVLRGIDLEIGQGEVVCVIGPSGSGKSTLLRCVNLLEEPTKGQVFVGGTELTDPDVDIDAVRRRIGMVFQQFNLFPHLTVTENLTLPQRRVLRRGKAEAAKVAAENLARVGLAEKADAYPASLSGGQQQRVAIARALAMGPEVMLFDEPTSALDPELVGDVLAVMRMLAHEGMTMMVVTHEMTFAREVADRVVFMDGGVIVEDGSPEQVIGRPRHERTRHFLSRLLDPAMAEVEEETSDQVGKSG is encoded by the coding sequence ATGAGCCGGCCCGAGATCCGCGTCAGCGGCCTGCACAAGTCCTTCGGCGACAACCAGGTGCTGCGCGGCATCGACCTGGAGATCGGCCAGGGCGAGGTCGTCTGCGTCATCGGCCCCTCCGGCTCCGGCAAGTCGACCCTGCTGCGGTGCGTGAACCTCCTGGAGGAGCCCACCAAGGGCCAGGTCTTCGTCGGCGGTACGGAACTCACCGACCCGGACGTCGACATCGACGCCGTACGCCGCCGCATCGGCATGGTGTTCCAGCAGTTCAACCTGTTCCCGCACCTCACCGTCACCGAGAACCTGACCCTGCCGCAGCGCCGGGTGCTGCGCAGGGGCAAGGCGGAGGCCGCGAAGGTCGCCGCCGAGAACCTGGCCCGGGTGGGCCTCGCCGAGAAGGCGGACGCCTACCCGGCCTCCCTCTCCGGCGGCCAGCAGCAGCGCGTCGCCATCGCCCGCGCGCTGGCGATGGGCCCCGAGGTGATGCTGTTCGACGAGCCGACCTCGGCGCTCGACCCCGAACTGGTCGGCGACGTCCTCGCCGTCATGCGCATGCTCGCGCACGAGGGCATGACGATGATGGTCGTCACCCATGAGATGACCTTCGCCCGCGAGGTCGCCGACCGGGTCGTCTTCATGGACGGCGGCGTGATCGTCGAGGACGGCAGCCCGGAGCAGGTCATCGGCCGGCCCCGGCACGAACGCACCCGCCACTTCCTCTCCCGCCTCCTCGACCCGGCGATGGCCGAGGTCGAGGAGGAGACCTCGGACCAGGTGGGCAAGTCCGGGTAG
- a CDS encoding amidohydrolase family protein, translated as MSERAVLHVKGRILVGPDEVRDELWVVGGRISYDRPAGARDLRTVEGWALPGLVDAHCHVGLDRHGPVPAETAEKQALTDRDAGALLLRDAGSPSDTRWIDDRDDLPKIIRAGRHIARTRRYIRNYAWEIEPDDLVAYVAQEARRGDGWVKLVGDWIDRDLGDLSACWPRGAVEAAIAEAHRLGARVTAHCFAEDSLRDLVEAGIDCVEHATGLTDDTIPLFAERGVAIVPTLVNIATFPSLAAGGEARFPHWSAHMRRLHERRYDTVRSAWDAGIPVFVGTDAGGGLAHGLAADEVGELTKAGIPPVDALSAGTWAARAWLGRPGLEEGAPADLVVYASDPRTDVRVLTDPRRVILNGRVVG; from the coding sequence ATGAGCGAACGCGCGGTGCTGCACGTGAAGGGGCGGATCCTCGTCGGCCCGGACGAGGTCCGCGACGAACTCTGGGTGGTCGGCGGCCGGATCTCCTACGACCGTCCCGCCGGCGCCCGCGACCTGCGGACCGTGGAGGGCTGGGCGCTGCCCGGGCTGGTCGACGCCCACTGCCACGTGGGCCTCGACCGGCACGGCCCCGTCCCCGCCGAGACCGCCGAGAAGCAGGCGCTCACCGACCGCGACGCCGGGGCGCTGCTGCTGCGCGACGCGGGTTCGCCCTCCGACACCCGCTGGATCGACGACCGCGACGACCTCCCGAAGATCATCCGGGCCGGGCGGCACATCGCCCGCACCCGCCGCTACATCCGCAACTACGCCTGGGAGATCGAGCCCGACGACCTGGTCGCGTACGTCGCCCAGGAGGCCCGGCGCGGCGACGGCTGGGTCAAGCTCGTCGGCGACTGGATCGACCGCGATTTGGGCGACCTGTCGGCCTGCTGGCCGCGCGGCGCGGTCGAGGCGGCTATCGCCGAGGCGCACCGGCTGGGCGCCCGCGTCACCGCCCACTGCTTCGCCGAGGACTCGCTGCGGGACCTGGTCGAAGCCGGCATCGACTGCGTCGAGCACGCCACGGGCCTGACCGACGACACCATCCCGCTGTTCGCCGAGCGGGGCGTCGCCATCGTCCCCACCCTCGTCAACATCGCCACGTTCCCCTCGCTCGCCGCGGGCGGCGAGGCCCGGTTCCCGCACTGGTCGGCCCATATGCGCCGGCTCCACGAACGCCGCTACGACACCGTGCGCTCCGCCTGGGACGCCGGCATCCCCGTGTTCGTCGGCACGGACGCGGGCGGCGGCCTGGCGCACGGCCTGGCGGCGGACGAGGTCGGGGAACTGACCAAGGCCGGCATCCCGCCCGTCGACGCCCTGTCCGCCGGAACCTGGGCCGCACGCGCGTGGCTCGGCCGCCCCGGCCTGGAGGAGGGCGCCCCGGCGGACCTCGTCGTCTACGCCTCCGACCCGAGGACCGACGTCCGCGTCCTGACGGACCCACGCCGGGTGATCCTCAACGGCCGGGTGGTGGGCTGA